A single genomic interval of Desulfuromonas sp. harbors:
- a CDS encoding pitrilysin family protein — MNRLRCWALILLCFVLTACSARMPLHPDQMQFSPLAFELPQVERLVLPNGIRLFLKEDHELPLVSVTAMIGAGSIGDPATKTGQGGVFASLLRTGGAGEMSPEALDEKLEHLAADFSATSDTYTTTLGLSLRSGDLRAGLGVLADVLRRPGFDVQRLELARKQAVEGVRRQDDDPGAVAQRTFMKALYGDHPLGRTPTEKTLQAVTREDLVAFHRRYSHPENLWLGISGDFSRGELKALLEELFGSWEGGAFRYQDVPPFGGVTSPSLILAQKEIPQTTILMGQVGIEKGNPDLQALRVMNFILGGGGFNSRLMREVRSNRGLAYSVYSYFQVGRLLPGPFIAGAETKSASTMEVVGLMRALIGEMRESPVPEADLQLAKESLINSFVFAFTDSHDIVTQRLRLDFFDYPDGYLETYRDKVAAVTGEDVLRVARRYLDPDRQIVVLVGDEAALDAPPSSLGLPVRPAAQID; from the coding sequence ATGAACCGCCTTCGCTGTTGGGCCCTGATCCTTCTGTGCTTCGTGCTGACCGCCTGTTCCGCCCGGATGCCGCTTCACCCGGACCAGATGCAATTCTCTCCTCTGGCCTTTGAATTGCCGCAGGTGGAGAGACTCGTCCTTCCAAACGGCATCCGACTCTTCCTCAAGGAGGACCACGAACTGCCTCTGGTCTCGGTGACTGCGATGATCGGAGCGGGATCCATCGGCGACCCGGCGACCAAGACCGGCCAGGGTGGAGTGTTCGCTTCCCTGCTGCGCACCGGTGGGGCCGGGGAGATGAGTCCCGAAGCGCTCGACGAGAAACTGGAACACCTGGCCGCCGATTTCTCCGCGACCTCCGACACCTATACCACCACCCTCGGCCTTTCCTTGCGAAGCGGCGACCTGCGGGCTGGACTGGGTGTTTTGGCCGATGTCCTGCGCCGTCCCGGCTTTGACGTCCAGCGTCTCGAGCTGGCCCGCAAGCAGGCCGTCGAGGGGGTGCGCCGCCAGGATGATGACCCCGGAGCGGTGGCCCAGCGCACCTTCATGAAGGCCCTTTACGGAGACCATCCCCTGGGGCGCACTCCCACGGAGAAGACCCTGCAGGCGGTCACCCGCGAGGACCTGGTCGCTTTTCACCGGCGCTATTCTCATCCCGAAAACCTTTGGCTCGGCATTTCGGGGGACTTCTCCCGGGGGGAACTGAAGGCGCTTCTGGAGGAACTGTTCGGCTCCTGGGAAGGGGGGGCTTTCCGGTATCAGGATGTGCCGCCCTTCGGGGGCGTGACCTCTCCGTCGCTGATCCTGGCGCAGAAGGAGATCCCCCAGACCACGATTCTCATGGGACAGGTCGGCATCGAGAAGGGCAACCCCGACCTGCAGGCCCTTCGGGTCATGAACTTCATCCTCGGGGGGGGAGGCTTCAATTCAAGGCTCATGCGCGAAGTTCGCTCCAACCGGGGTCTGGCTTATTCGGTCTATTCCTATTTCCAGGTCGGCCGACTCCTGCCCGGGCCCTTTATCGCCGGGGCCGAGACCAAGAGCGCCTCGACCATGGAGGTGGTAGGCCTGATGAGGGCCCTGATCGGTGAGATGCGCGAAAGCCCCGTTCCCGAAGCGGACCTGCAACTGGCCAAGGAGAGCCTGATCAACTCCTTCGTTTTCGCTTTCACCGACAGCCACGACATCGTCACCCAGAGGCTGCGCCTGGACTTCTTCGACTATCCCGATGGCTACCTGGAAACCTATCGGGACAAGGTGGCGGCGGTGACCGGGGAGGACGTGCTGCGGGTGGCCCGCCGCTATCTCGACCCCGATCGCCAGATCGTGGTTCTGGTCGGGGACGAGGCCGCCCTCGATGCCCCGCCTTCCTCTCTGGGCCTGCCGGTGCGCCCCGCCGCGCAGATAGACTGA